From Nicotiana tabacum cultivar K326 chromosome 22, ASM71507v2, whole genome shotgun sequence, one genomic window encodes:
- the LOC142176197 gene encoding uncharacterized protein LOC142176197, whose translation MAIFTDGVETFVEVFTDDLLIFGSSYDYCLKNLANVLEQCEETISVLNWEKFHFTVQEDIVLGHIVSSSDIEVHKTKVDPVAKFPPPISMKGVRSFLGYVNYPTTKNEFFAVLWAFEKFLAYLVGTKVIVYNGGNQEFDVDIQDQKGIENQVFDHMSLLHIEEGGQIKETFPDKQLVSINHDPALWYGYYVNYLVTGVFPPKIQAEARKRFLNNVNIYYWNEPFL comes from the exons atggctattttcactgatgGGGTTGAAACTTTTGTAGAAGTCTTCACGGATGACTTATTAATATTTGGGTCTTCTTATGATTATTGTTTGAAAAATTTGGCCAATGTTCTAGAGCAATGTGAAGAAACGATTTCGGTGTTAAATTGGGAAAAGTTCCACTTCACAGTGCAAGAGGACATTGTTTTGGGCCATATAGTCTCAAGTAGCGACATTGAAGTTCATAAGACGAAGGTGGATCCAGTTGCAAAATTTCCACCACCCATTTCAATGAAGGGTgtcaggagtttcttgggataT GTAAATTACCCCACCACTAAGAACGAGTTTTTTGCAGTTTTGTGGGCATTCGAGAAATTTTTAGCCTACTTGGTGGGAACAAAAGTCATAGTCTACAATGGTGGCAACCAG gAATTTGACGTAGAcatacaagatcaaaagggcATAGAAAACCAAGTTTTCGACCATATGTCTTTGCTACACATCGAAGAAGGTGGACAAATTAAGGAGACATTCCCTGATAAGCAACTTGTTTCCATCAACCATGATCCTGCCCTGTGGTACGGATATTATGTGAACTATCTTGTAACTGGAGTTTTCCCTCCTAAAATACAGGCTGAGGCTAGGAAGAGGTTCCTGAATAATGTGAATATTTACTACTGGAATGAGCCATTCTTGTAA